CACTGGCCTTGCAAATTTCCCCACGGCTAAAAAAACCCGGCCTTGGCTCAGTGTAGTGCGGAAGCACTGCTAGGCAGCCGCTCTGAGCAGGTGTATTTTTCTTTTCGTTTCCACCCGGGTAACGAGGTTTGCTGGGGAAATTGTGGGGCAAGTAAGCACAAGAAAAGCAACCCCGAAACAAGAAATAATCATCCTGGATTTAGAAGAGTAGGAATTGTCGAAGTGCCGTCGAGGCTGGAGTCACCCTTTCGTTTTTTTCCTGTTGCAATTATACACGCCGTTAGGTGGCGCCAAAGGCTTGTTGTCTCTAGGCACAGCCGCGCCTCGCCCAGCTCTTGGAAGGTGTAGCTGTTTGGAGTTTGGGGagccctcttttcccttctcagcCCCCTTCACCTCGGATTTGGCCCAGACGATAGTCCACATTCACACACGCCCTCCACCCAGGTCCCCGGAAATGCCAAAGCTTTTGAAGTGAGGTTgggaactaaataaataaatgaaaaaaaataataaagattgttttattatttgtaacACATTGGGGCAAGGActtcccactccccctccccttcccttcttcctgggGACCCCATTAAATTCACCTCTGTAAGGATCTAAAAAggtaatcattttaaaaatttaaacaataaaaaGGAAGGGTAGCTAGTGGGgtcggggggtggggtggggcggagAGGCAGACGATGAGGAAGGCAAGAGAGAAACACACCACGGTGTGAATATAGCCAAGTATTCCATTTATTAACAAAATAAGTCTTACCAACGGAGAGAGCTCTATTCATCCAAAACTGGCCCCACAGCCTCCGCGCTGCGCAAGACTGTGGGAGAGTAAGGGGAAGAATGGGAGGGGCTAGGGAGCAGGCTGGGGAGGCTGGAGGGAGTGTCATAGGTCACCTAGTAAGCCTTGCCGGCTTGCCTGCCCGCTCCTGGGGAGCTGAACCAGTTATAGGGGCTGAAAGCTTGAGGCCTGTGGAGATTCGGATCGGGGTTTCTATCTAGtttgctccctccctccaaatgttttctcaaatatattaagATGTCATTCGATTTTAAAATGTTGGACTGGTCTCCTGATCTGAGATGTCTGAGGAGAGagtccccctttctctcctataCATCAAGGGTTGCTGCCCCAataggggatttaaaaaaaaaagaaagaaaggattatAAAGCACTTGGTAGACTAGAAAGAGCCAGGCTTTCACGCGGCAGGCCCATCTAGAACTTTTAATTAAGGTGGGCCCTGATGGTTAGGTTCCCTAGGGTATTGTATTACCCATCCCTTTTGGCAGGGAGACTCCTGACCGTGTATTTTTGGGGTGTAGGGGTGAATGGAAATGCTCAGTTGGGCTGTTTGGGACTCAATATCAGGAAACTGCTGCCAGGGAGCCAGAGGGGCTCCTTGGCTGCAGGTCAAGGAAGGTTTCTGTGCCTTCAGGCCCAGTGCCTCCAAGTGGagcatggagggagggagaaacagtGCCAGAGGAGGGAGGGGCAGGCAAAGCCCAAGAGCAAAAAGACAGCATTGCCATCCAACTTTCGGCCTGCCTGACTCCCCTTCCCTCcaactatattttttttaaaaatcacctctGTTACctgtacaaaggaaaaaaaaaggaaatgccaaTGGAAACGAGGAAAAAGGTGGATAGAAAGAACAATATAGCTTCAAGTGTCAAGAATCATGCAAGAAATTCcccagaaaaggaacaaaaaaaccaagaattcAAGAACCCcaattccccctcctcccaataaaaacaaaccaatcaaaaaaaaaaaaaaaagaaacggtagggtgggggggggggagggtacagAAGAAGCAACTCTAAAACCCAAacctaagagaaaaaaagaaaggaagaggtgtGGGGATCTTTTGTTCACTtgataattatcatcattattattattgggggGGGACACAGACTTTTTGCATAACATTGACTCGTGGGCCATTAATGCACTTATATTCCCAGCTTGTAAGCTAATAGTACAGTAAATAAATACACAGTCCAGGAGGGTGGGGTCAGTAGGGGGAATgctaggagggaggagggaggagtggtAGTGGAGGCTGCTGtcggtggtggtagtggtggtggtggtggccagtaaggaggtggaagaggaggcTGGGCAGAGGGTAAaggcaggggaagagaagaggttgTAGTTACTGGTATCCAAGAGCGGAGGCTGAGGCTAATCTCTGTCCGTAGAGCGCGTATGGCGAGTAGTAGGGTCCGGCTGTGGGTAGGGATGGCACAGCTAAGCCCCCAGCTGTGGGTAAGTGGCTCTTGCCATAGGGGTGGTACCGGCTTAACCCCAAAGTATGTGGACTCCGCAAGGACAGCGACCCGGGGCTGCCGGGAGCGGCGGGTGGTGGGAGGTGTAGGTGACAGGAAGCTGCAGCCGCAGCGGCGGCCGCACTGCTCAGGCCTGACCCCCCGGGGTAAGCAGCTAGTAGTTTCTCGGCGCCGGGGAGGGCCGTGTGGGTCCGTAGGTGGCTGAGCAACTCCTCCGAGGTGGCGAAGCGCTTGTCACACGGCCCGCTGGCCGCCACCCAGTTGCAGCTGTGTGGTAGCGGTTCGTTCTGTAGCATGAAGCCGTAGGTGTAGAGAGGATGTCCCGGGAGCGCAGCCTGTGCTGCGCTGGAGGAGAGGGCTGCGGGCTGGAGCGGATGGCCTGGGTACACCAGCGGGTAACCCCCCGGCTTTAGGCTAGGCCCGGCGGGTTCGTGCGCACTGCAAGTGGAGCAGCTAGAACCACCCAGGTGTGAGGAGGCGCTGTGGTAACCGCCCAGGCAGTAGGGGTCCCGGCATAAACCCTGCAGGAATGAGGGTGGCGAGGCTCCTGTCAGCGGGCTGGAGCTGGGAGGCTTGCCGGGAGGCAGGCCCAGCCCCCCGGACAGCTGGCCTCCCACCAGCCCGGATTTGCTAGGATCCAGACCAGGCACGAACTGGGACGGGTAGCCGGCGTAGGCGCCCACAATGGAGCCGTGATAGCCGATGCTGGAGGGTGGCAAGGGGAACACAGAGTGGCCGGGTTTGTACGGAGACACCGGCGCCACGTGGCCGGCTCCCACCAGCGCCGCGGGTGGCTCAGACTTGCGCCCGGACGACCCAGCCTCTCCGCTGTGCGACGAGGGCTCGGCGCTTCGGCTCCCGGTTCCCGCCTCCGGGCTGGATTTGGGTTCTTGATCTTTCTTGTCCAGGTCCCCTCCGCCCCCGCCTCCGCCGCCTCCACCGCCGCCGCTGCCCTTGCAGTCCGTATGGTGCGGCGAGCCGCCCCGGGAGTTGccgggggaggaggaggaggaagaagctgAGACTGGACCTCCGTGAGGGGGGAAAGGCGGGCAGGCTGCGCTGGGCACCCTAAACCCTGCCTTGTCtccaggagaggaagaagaggaggaggaagaggtggaagaAGAGCCTCCGTCTTTGCGGGAATCCCCGCCAGACCCCTTGGAGTAGGGTTTGAAGCTGGACTTGTCCTCCGTCGGTGAGTCCCCTAGCTGCTTGAGAGCCGCCGAAGCGGAGGAGGCGGCTGAGGCAGAGCGGCCAGAGTCCTTTTCCGCCCCAAGCCCGTTGGCCGCGGCCGCCACCGAGTTGAGCTTGGACGAGGGTGGTGGATCAGGTTTGCCGATCTGAGAGCAGGTTTGGGCCAGCAGCGCCAGCGGGCTTTTCTTGGCGTCCAGCTGCGAAAGACAgcggtggaggggtgggggggaagaggagagagaaaggaggtaaAGGGACAGCGTGAGACAGCGAGACTAAGCCGAAAAAGAGCGAGGGAGCCCCGGGGTGCTAGGATGACGGTGGGAGGGAGCAAGGGACAAGGAGCGTCCACGGGGGGGTGGAACGGGGCGAGGGCCGGTAGGaattctccccgccccccccccccccccacaatgtGAGTTAGCAACCGAGATTTCTCAGGCcctggaggaaaaggaaagggaaaggccACCTTAGGGGTCACTTTCCCGGCCTGTTCATGACTACCCTAAACATGATTGCCTGGGTGGGTTCCTGGCACCTTGGGCTCTAGGAGAAAGAGAACACCACCGCCCCTTCGAGGGTGGGAATGCAGGGGAATAGAAGGGTAGAGAACGGCTAGTTGTGGAAGGGACTCAGTTTTTCTTTGCCTTCTAAACGAGGAGAGCAAGGACCTGGcttttccttctcccatcccTCTTCCCCCCATACACTTCACGTCCCGGGGAAAACTTATCCCCCAGTTAAGCGAACTTCGGAACCTGGAGGTCACTAGAGGAACCTTAGGGCGTTGGAGCAGGGGGCGTGGATGATAGGCATTCCCGGCCGGGGCCGGCTAGTGCACCCACTGCAGCGCCCCAGGGGAGGGCGCCCCAAGAACAAAATGGGGAGGATTTTCAGCGTTTCGGACGCGGCCCCGAGAGTGGACTCGACGGGACTTGAAGGCGGAGAGGTGTTtattgaaggggaaagggagggaggcgTTAGTGGGGCCAGTGCTGCTTTTAAGCCTCTTTCGAGTAGGGGTGAGaggtggggcggggtgggggtggggagtacaGAGCCCACTGTAAGATCGTCTCGAAGAACCCAGAATCTGGGCTCGGCTCTGGCCAGGGAGAGAGTAAAGGAGAAACAGGGAGCAAAGAAACTGGGCAGAAAAACCTGCTGCTAGGAGGGATAAGCCCAGAGGTGTGAGCAGTGCTCCAGTATCAACCACTGGCCCGACCCCTCAGCCCCACCGCCGGTCCACAAGAGTGACCAGGTTCTACTAAGCGGAGCTCCGAGGTCCCAAGGCATTAAGGATAAGAACCTGGGTGAATGGGGCGGCTGTTTCAGGCAGGACCTGGGAGGAATAGGACGTGAGGAGTAGGTGGCATGGTGGGGGGGGTGCGGAGCAGAGACTGACCTCGATAGGGCTGACTGGAGTGGAGGAAAGCGGCTGCAGGTATTCCGGGTGCAAGAGGTGGCCGGTGTGCGCGCTCAGCATCTTCAGTACCCTGATGGGGAGTCGGTTCGCCTGCCGCAGGGGGTCCGCCGGGGGCAGGAGGGACACCGCCGCCGGGACCGCTGGTCTCTTTCCTCCGCCGCCGCTCtggctgctgccgctgccgccgccgccgctacCGCTGCTGCTGCTTTCCGGTGTCCTTGGGTTAGATCCAGCGGGCGAATCGCTCATTTGGAGGAGGCAGCGCCACGGGCGGGGacgggggggtggggagggggagcaccGGGGAGGCGAGCTCCCGGGGCGGGCGGGCTCGCTCCGCAGTGCCGAGCGGGGTGCAGCAGCCAaccgctcctcctcctcctcctccacctcccctcctccgctgccaccgccgccgccaccgccagCACCGCCGCCGCTGGCCCCGGCGAAGAACACAaaaaccttccccttcccctagcCACACGTCAAATACCCGCGATCGGCAGCCACACTTCAAAGGGGTAGCCGCGCCCGCCCAATCGCTGCTCTCCCAGGGACCCCGGGGCGGGGAGAGCGGGCAGGCGGGGGGCCGGCCTCGCCGGGTGGGAGGGGAGATCCTTAAAGGAGCCCCGCGCCGCCTCCACGGACGCCTCAGCTTCCCGGATTCAGCGGCAGCTCCCCCTTCCCCGCCACTCCCCAGCCCTccacctaccctctccccactgGGCGTCCCTTGCCTCGGGGGTCCCTATAAGCACCGAGACGCCTCTAGGAATCAGGAGAAAAGCGGATTTCTGCTGCTGGTTGCTTCCTCCGAGTTCTcaccccttcccctctttccacaGTGGGGATGTCACGCGGGCCAAAAGAGGTTCTGGGGGGCAGCTGCGCCCCAAGTTGGGGTAGCGCAGTAACGGGTCCCCAGCCTCTCTCGGATGCTGGCTCCAAAACGACCAGGGTCAGCCGGAGAGGGTGCCGGTGCCCCCCCGGGGGCGCGTTTCTGTGTCCGCGTCTTCGTTCGGAGCCGAGCTGGGAGTGTTAGCTCGCTTGGCAGCGGAGGAAGAGAGAGCTCTGCGCCCTGGACTCGGAGGCACCTCCTGGCCCCTGGCGGGCGGTGCCGAGCGGTCAGCTTGAAGTACTCTCTAATGATCTGTCAGGTCCCTAGCAGGCAAGTTAGGGAGAGGACCCACTCTGGGGTGATGTCATCGCCGCGGCATTACCTCTCTTGCCCAGCCGAGGCTTCTACCCGTGGGTAACGCTCGCCTACCTCGTTCTCCCTTGCCCTGGCCTGCCTGGTGCTCTGTGAGCGAACGCTGATTTATTACTCGGATATTTGAAGTGTTTCGTGTTTCCTTTCATGTCCTCTCTAGAGGCAGAAAATTCTTTCCCTCACTACCACGCCTGGCGGCTGTTTGCTGCTGCTTATGGAGTTCCAATCACTGGTGAGACCTGAATCCCAGgaaaaaggtttctctccacctGGGGCTGGGTACCCTCTCctacctcccctctcctcccacagagtTACAGAGACTtgagtgtatatacatgtatgtatgcatataaacacTTTCTCCCATTATGTATGCCCATATGCATGTGCTTTCTTATATGAAGTAGACACATGGAGAGAATGGAAATTTTGGAACGGAATGGAAAGAGCAggctgtggagtcagaagacttgggttcaaatcctcctgatCAACTACCGATGTGAccagggacaagtcacttaacctaggcCTCAGTTACTCTTCTGGGACCCAGTTACCATATATGTAGaactggggagagggggagttGGAGATCCTTTCTTGATCTACGATCATATATATGTCCACAGAGAGGTGGGAACCCGTAAGATCACTAAGACAGGGAAATGCTTTCATACTGTGCAGATGGCATTCACCTCGGTCATTCACGGTGAAAACTCTTTAGTTTGTGTTTTTTGACCCCCTGCGAGATCTCCTAGCCTGATATATCATTTCTCCAAATCAAGGCTTTAGTttcaggtggttttttttttttgggggggggggctggtgctgttgttgtttggtcaggGTTTTTTGAACGAGGGTTGCTAGAGAAGAGAGATATAACAGAAAGAGGTATTGCCAAGATATAGTTCTTGGGACAACCCCTCTGCACTCCAGGCACAGACATGTCTTTTCTTGGCCCTTCCTTCAGCCACTGGAGGTGAAGTTCAATCAAGTGCTTACCTCCGGTACTGCAACTTTACCAGCCGCCATCAAgcactccatttaaaaaaaaattattctgaacttaagaaataaaacaagcatttccataacatagtagaatagaaaaaaaagagatgattgtacatgaaactgcaaatctgttatgtacaacttgctactccttttaaatatttaataaagttatcatgtaacttccttttttcctttttttctttcctctcgctcttccccctcccccactccatttTCTCTCCAGACCTGTCGCTTTGGCTGTACAAATGCACCCTTCTGTAGGGCTTAATTCACATGGATTCACCCTAAACAACCAAGATATATTTCTGAtatcatagaattttaggaatTTAAAGGAGGAATTTGAAGAATCTTTAATAAAGATCACTTAGTTCTAGATATAAGACAAGAGGGAGGGAAGCCTTTCAAGGGAATTCTTTAAGCtgaatgaaatatttttcaatcaatcaattaagtatttatatagcactaggTATACAAGTACATAAGAATGAAACAATCGCTAATTGGAATAAACTTTCATTCTAAAGGAGGAAGACAATTAGTACGTGCAAGGTGTCCAAAAgtcttaatatatttttattttatacaattaCATATTacaatatatatagtatatgatataattttataaaatttacagcataaatagaaatatatgtatatttgtatttataaatatCGATATACtgcttacatatgtacatacatgggggcagctagatagtgaagtggatagagtactgggcctggagtcaggaagactagttcaaatttagccccagacacttcccagctgtgtgaccctgggtacgtcacttaaccctgtttgcctcagttacctcatctgtaaaatgagctggagaaggaaatggcaaagcacaccggtatctttgccaaggaaactccccaaatgggttcatgaagagtctgacatgagtGGAAAACAATTGAATAATCACAAACAACATACAGAGTAGTTAAATAAAAGGTGGTTTGGGAGGCAGACCGCTGGTGGTTGAAGggactcaggaaaggcttcatgcagaagatggtgcttgagcttgGTTAACGCAAAAGCATGGAGAAGGGAGATAACCAGTTTGGCTGCATCTCAGAATGTGGGAGTGAGAATCACAtccaatgagactggaaagatagtttgaTGCTAGGTTTTATAGGgcttaaaagctaaatagaggagTCTCTATTTGATCCTATAGGCAATAGAAAGCTACTGAAGTTGGTTGAGTAAAGgaatcacatggtcagatctgcacatgaggaaaattattttgccaGCAGTCTGGAGGACTGGGGGTGGCGGGGAGACTTAAGGCAAAGagatctaattttttaaattaattaatttttaaatttatggaataaaacaagcatttccataacagaataataaaaaaaagattgcacataaaactgcaaacgtgctattccttttaaatatataataaagttatcatatagatttctcttttttctcccccccccctctcttttttctctccctcagaGGTGGCTACCATTAAGGGGCTCCttcaataatctaggtgagagggaatgaattaTGATGAATTAGAGTGCtaaagagatattgtgaaggcagAAAAGGGAAGATCTGGCAGTTGTTTAGATATGTAGAGTGAGGAGTTGAGTGAGGATGATGCTGAGATGATAAATCTGAGGTTTGTGATGCCTTTGGTAgaaagggaaatttggaagaagggagagtttacaaggaaagataatgagtagaGCTTTAGATATCTTAAGATGTCTCTGGGGCATTCTGTTTTAAAATGTCCCATAAGTGGGACTGAAGCTCCGAGGGGAAGACTGGGCCTGGATATATAGATCCATGAGTCATCTGTgcagagatgatagttaaactcATTTGAGCTGATGGTGTTCGTAAGAGAGAGTAGacagataagaagaaagtccaGGGCAGAACTTTGGGGAACATATAAGAGGAACGATACAGATGATGAGCTAGCCAAGGAGTTGAGAAGAAACCAGGATGTAAAAGTCCAGAGGAGAGAGTTTGTAAGAGGAAGAGATGGTCAGCAGCATGAAATACTACGGATAGGTtgaaaaagattgaaaaagtCCAAGAGATTTAGCCATTAAGTGATCATTGATAACATTGAGAGAGCAGtctcagttgaataatgaggtcaaaagccagattgcaaatAGTTAAAGAGTGAGTGAAAGGTAAAGAAGCCGAGACAGCAAATGGAGATAACTCTTTTTTTGCCTGAGATAGTGAGAAGAGATACAGGAGATAGCTTGGGGGTATATTTGAAGGGATTAGGGAGGGAAATCAGTTAATGGGAAGATGTGGAAGCTTtaagaaagaggaggaatgattgaggatgcaatctgctggagaaaactGGAGGGTCTGggatcaaatatacatatacagggAAGGGCTTCCTCTTAGAGTCTGGGGAAAATGAGGTCAAAGGtttttgagatgaggaaagaagagagctcACTTCGaatggcttcagttttttttccattaaagtaAGAAACAAGGTCCCTAagtaagagagaggggagaggaagagaaatgaggggggtttgaagatggaagagaagatttggattttttttttaatagggaatGAGATAGGGATTCAATTAGGGAGGAACAAAAGGGCTGCCTTGCTTCATATGATATGATTTTATAATGTACTTGGTCAATAGGATTGTGAGACTTTCCCTCACgttgttataaaaattatttgtattaaaTGAAATTCAATTCAGTGGTCATTTATAAAGATACTGTGATAGGCTCTGGGGAATttgaagataaaaagggaaaacggtccctttcttcaaggagcttacattctactgaaggatACAAGTTGAGATCATAGATAGAGAGCTAACAGAGACCTTGGAGGTCTCagaccttttattttacaaatgaggtaactgggtcccagagaagttaagtgacgcACTCCAGGTTACATAGGTAGAAAAGataagagccaggatttgaacttagctcctCTGTCTCTAAACCCAGAACTTTTCCCACTGAATCACCCTATTTGGTGAGTAGGAGCTCCAGGTAGGAAGGAGATTGCACCATGAAGTAAGTTAAGGATTTCAAGACATAAAGGTGATAAGGATGTGTATTTCAGGACACAAAGGCAAAGActaggaggtgggagatgggaatgGCAAGTTCAGGGAGCAACAAGTAGGCCAGCCTGACTAGAATGCAGAAAAATGTGAAGTAGGTCTGGAAGAGTAGATTGTAGACACACTATGAAGTATATTTTATCCTCAAGGCAATAGAAAGCTATCTTAAGCAGAAGGTTATATTTTCATTGgattggaagcagggagactaTTGCAGTAATTCAGTCAAAAAGTCATGAGAGCTCGGTGTAAAGTCATgattatgtgagtggagagagaaggatgagTATGAGTTAAGTCAAGGAAGTAGAGCCaaaaagatttggcaattgattgaatatagagggtgagggagagtaaaGAGTGAAGGCTGATCCTGAAATTGGCAACCCCAGGCGATTGCAAGATGGTGGTAGCTTCAGTGGAAAAAGGGAAGTTTGGGGTGGGGCAagagatatgttgaatttgaaataccTATGAGACATCTGGATAGAGACTTTCATTAGACAGTTGGTACTGTGAAGTTTAGGAGAAACTCTAGGGCAGAGTATGTCTCTAACAGAGATAATAAGTGAACCCATGGAACAGAATGAGCTAAACAAGAAAACATGGTGTAGAGAGAGAAGTGTAACCACCATGTTCTAGATATGCCGTACTGTAAAATGTATATGTACCAGGATTGTGAGGTTATAAAACATCTTCTTATAGGCTATCATGTCTGGTAACTGGGATCATCTCCAGGGGTCCCTGGTTTAACTACTTATCCTCTccccaacatttttctttttattaattttctttttaatttatggaataagacaagcttttctataatatagtataataaaaaagatgattgtacatgaaactgcaaatctattatgtgcaacttgctattccttttaaatatataatagagtTATCATGTAAGTCCCCAACATTCTTATACAAAAGAAATTAGGTTAGAATGAACCTCAAGACTAACCTTGAAGGGAAAAAACAGACAGTTttaaggaagagggggaggaacaGTCCCATAACTTTGCTTTGGTCatgtttataggatcatagatttaaaactggaagccATCTTAGTTGTCAATCTGGTCAGATCttgaggaactgaagcccagacttGACCAGAGCCACTCATGttgtaaatgacagagctgggatttggaccTGGGTGTCCTGATTCAAAATTGCATGAAAGTATAGATAGTCAGCTTATCACATCTGTTGATGAGAATCAGAACAATAGGCACTATAACaatgttgtaaaaacaaacacttttgagagaCTTAAGAGCTGTGAACAAtgcagccatgattccagagaacccatgatgatgatgaatgcTACCCAACTCCTAACAGAAGTAATTcactaaatatgcagaatgagttacacattttcttttggacatggctaatatgggaatttgttttgcttgacaatgcatatttgtaacaaggattttctttatctttttttttccactgggggaggggaggagggatgtgggagggaaaaaaagaaatgcttgataattgaaaataattaattttttggaTGATATGAAGCTGGGAGGAATCAGTACTAAGTTTCCAGACATTATTAAGAtgcaaaaagattttgacaggctaATATTTGGGCTAAAAAGGAAGATCAACTTTATTGCCATAATTGTAAAGGCCTGtactggcttaaaaaaaaagttttaaagataGAGGAGACACAGCTAGACATTAGTTTCTATGAAAAAATACTAGGGGGGGATATGGTGGTGGTTAGTGGACCATGAGCCTTTGgggtgatttttgtttttttgtaaagTATTAGCTAGTATTTTACTGCTGTTACTGGCCTGCCTGAGTCACTTCGCAGTCAATGTGTATGCTGAGGACTGAAAGCGGAAAAAAGGAAACCCAAAGTGAGATATTCTGTGCCTGTAAGTGTTAAAAGTAGATCTGTATATACCATTCTCCTCTGCCTTTTAATATGCCCACCATCACCACCTtccaaaaccccaaataggaccAAAACTCAAAAGAATGTACACTTGGCCTTTGGAAGACTGGCTCTTCTGGATCAAGAATCCCAGAGAGAATCAAGTATGGAGCAGAAAAGAGTTGGCCCTCATGGGAGCCCTGTAGGAGGAGGAGCTGGGAAGAGGGAAGACCTTAGGACACAGTAAAAGATGAAAGATTTCTTGATTATTGCAATCATCCCAGCTTCGAGGGTGAGCCCAGAAATCCTTCTAGGATCCAAGCAGATGTGTGTTAGGAATGATTAATGGTGAATTTGTCGAGAACAAAttggggttgggggttggggaaaagaaagaagaagagggagagaagatggaggaaaattggatagagaggagagatggagacagaaataaaaggaaacagagaaggaacaAAAGGGAgtaatggagaggaagaagaagacaagACAAGAGAGGCACTCCTGCAGAGAGGGGAAGGGTTTGCTCCTGACAataaactagtttttttttttactattataaatattaatatttattctttattatccTTAGAAACAACTAGTGTTGTACTTCATTTTCACTCGCAGTTTTCAGGCAGGGGCATGGGCTGTTTCCTTTTCACCATGAAGCAAGCCACCTGGATCCATCAAATAACATCCAGAAGAAGCATAAGTACAGCTCCCCTTCAGGTTCCCTGGGCTCTTTGCCATCAATGAGTGAGCCAGAATGTTGGAGAGAAACTGGAAAGACATATGCATGGAGGCCAGAAACCtaattaaaatatttgggagagggactggacccatgattttattggtatagtgaCCCCCCCCAAGTGAGAAAATTCCCCCTACTAActgcaagggcagctaggtgaagcagtggatagaatgctagaccttgAGTCGGAAGACTCATGCTCCTGAGTTAacctggcctcagtcacttactagctatatgaccctgggcaagtcacttaactcttcttgcctcagtttcctcctctataaaatgagctggagaaggaagtgacaaaccactccagtatctttgccaaggaaaccccaaatggggccatgaagagtccaacacaaGGGTAATGaccaaataacaacaacacaGCAACTAACTGCAAATTAaagtctagagcactgagaagttggttaattgatttgctgagggtcatgcagccagtatatGTAAGGGACAGGATTTGATTcaaggtcttcctggttttgagtTTGGCTTTTATCCACTTGGgccaggggtttttaacctttttttgtttatGGACCACTTTGATAGTCTGGGGAAGgctatggacccttctcagacaaaatgtttttaaatgcataaagtaaaatacttggaatttcaaagaaa
This region of Trichosurus vulpecula isolate mTriVul1 chromosome 3, mTriVul1.pri, whole genome shotgun sequence genomic DNA includes:
- the ZNF703 gene encoding zinc finger protein 703, whose translation is MSDSPAGSNPRTPESSSSGSGGGGSGSSQSGGGGKRPAVPAAVSLLPPADPLRQANRLPIRVLKMLSAHTGHLLHPEYLQPLSSTPVSPIELDAKKSPLALLAQTCSQIGKPDPPPSSKLNSVAAAANGLGAEKDSGRSASAASSASAALKQLGDSPTEDKSSFKPYSKGSGGDSRKDGGSSSTSSSSSSSSPGDKAGFRVPSAACPPFPPHGGPVSASSSSSSPGNSRGGSPHHTDCKGSGGGGGGGGGGGGDLDKKDQEPKSSPEAGTGSRSAEPSSHSGEAGSSGRKSEPPAALVGAGHVAPVSPYKPGHSVFPLPPSSIGYHGSIVGAYAGYPSQFVPGLDPSKSGLVGGQLSGGLGLPPGKPPSSSPLTGASPPSFLQGLCRDPYCLGGYHSASSHLGGSSCSTCSAHEPAGPSLKPGGYPLVYPGHPLQPAALSSSAAQAALPGHPLYTYGFMLQNEPLPHSCNWVAASGPCDKRFATSEELLSHLRTHTALPGAEKLLAAYPGGSGLSSAAAAAAAASCHLHLPPPAAPGSPGSLSLRSPHTLGLSRYHPYGKSHLPTAGGLAVPSLPTAGPYYSPYALYGQRLASASALGYQ